The following coding sequences are from one Tachysurus vachellii isolate PV-2020 chromosome 7, HZAU_Pvac_v1, whole genome shotgun sequence window:
- the ebna1bp2 gene encoding probable rRNA-processing protein EBP2 → MSDSEEDCQLGAESEQEGSELSDGELQEAFAKGLLKPGMNVPVEEPKRSTNNVEGLKKCLAEFKRNLAWVERLDLTNPPAVDMVAKAEGRMELSQDGEQVNKEDDFQREMYFYRQAQQTVLTALPKLQKLQIPTKRPEDYFAEMAKSDQHMQKIRKKLIQKQMAMEKSEKAKKLREQRKFSKKVQVQVLQKRQKDKKTMLTAVKKYQKGMSDKLDFLEGDDEGKRAAAGAPSKPHVNKKGPNAKRKFKDSRFGFGGKKKGTKWNTKESHNDVSGFRSKVAHGKVGKKFSKGGNKNKRPGKEARRKTKARK, encoded by the exons atGTCGGATTCAGAAGAGGATTGTCAGCTGGGAGCGGAGTCTGAACAGGAGGGTTCTGAGCTCTCTGATGGAGAA CTTCAAGAAGCATTCGCCAAAGGTCTCCTGAAACCTGGCATGAACGTTCCTGTAGAAGAACCTAAAAGATCAACGAACAACGTG GAGGGTTTGAAGAAATGTCTGGCAGAGTTTAAGAGGAATCTGGCCTGGGTGGAGAGACTGGACCTCACCAATCCTCCTGCTGTCGACATGGTGGCTAAAGCGGAGGGGAGGATGGAGCTGAGCCAGGACGGAGAGCAGGTTAACAAAGAAGACGACTTTCAGAGGGAGATGTACTT cTATCGACAGGCCCAGCAGACCGTCCTTACAGCACTGCCCAAGTTACAGAAGTTACAGATTCCCACCAAACGGCCAGAGGATTACTTTGCAGAGATGGCCAAGTCTGATCAGCACATGCAgaag atcaggAAGAAGTTGATCCAGAAGCAGATGGCGATGGAGAAATCTGAAAAAGCCAAGAAGCTGAGAGAACAGAGGAAGTTCAGCAAGAAG GTTCAGGTCCAGGTTCTgcagaagagacagaaggacaaGAAGACCATGTTGACGGCAGTGAAGAAATATCAGAAAG gTATGAGCGATAAACTGGACTTTCTAGAAGGAGATGATGAGGGGAAGAGAGCAGCAGCTGGAGCTCCGTCTAAACCACACGTTAACAAGAAAGG CCCTAATGCTAAGAGGAAGTTCAAGGACTCGAGGTTTGGGTTCGGAGGCAAAAAGAAAGGCACCAAGTGGAACACGAAGGAGAGTCACAACGACGTGTCAGGATTCCGGTCCAAAGTCGCTCACGGCAAAGTGGGCAAGAAATTCAGCAAAGGAGGGAACAAGAAC AAGCGACCGGGAAAAGAAGCACGGCGTAAGACGAAGGCGCGGAAATGA